In Saccharothrix syringae, the following are encoded in one genomic region:
- a CDS encoding DNA recombination protein RmuC — protein sequence MTAVLSTAAVVVALLLAGALLFLYRLYQDSVRRTDAALAAVAAERERGDAQWAALQRYEVAFSSVSGRGELGEQVLVETARVLGLRQGIHFELQVDVAGGGSVRPDMVLNVGGGRQVPVDAKMSMATWAEAVETDDATERADALRVHVRNIRARAAELAGKGYQRWADAIYGTIMFVPNDAAVVAALDTDPELLRWLLDRRVFLCGPTGFAVIASAAMFAVTDRALADDVEQVRAAAGRAHRAADGAIDAVNLSSTHLQRFLSARRRELDALEGFRAAVEPLSNASSGVTPLPLVRRADESLGAPLDAREA from the coding sequence GTGACGGCGGTCCTCAGCACGGCGGCGGTGGTCGTGGCGCTCCTCCTCGCGGGTGCGCTGCTGTTCCTGTACCGGCTCTACCAGGACAGCGTGCGGCGCACCGACGCGGCGCTGGCGGCGGTGGCGGCCGAGCGCGAGCGCGGGGACGCGCAGTGGGCGGCGCTCCAGCGCTACGAGGTGGCGTTCTCCTCGGTCAGCGGGCGCGGCGAGCTGGGCGAGCAGGTGCTGGTGGAGACCGCGCGGGTGCTCGGGCTGCGCCAGGGCATCCACTTCGAGCTGCAGGTGGACGTCGCGGGCGGCGGCTCGGTGCGGCCGGACATGGTGCTCAACGTCGGCGGCGGCAGGCAGGTGCCCGTGGACGCGAAGATGAGCATGGCGACGTGGGCCGAGGCGGTCGAGACCGACGACGCGACCGAGCGCGCCGACGCGCTGCGCGTGCACGTGCGCAACATCCGGGCGCGTGCCGCCGAGCTGGCCGGCAAGGGCTACCAGCGGTGGGCCGACGCGATCTACGGGACGATCATGTTCGTGCCCAACGACGCCGCGGTGGTCGCGGCCCTGGACACCGACCCGGAGCTGCTGCGGTGGCTGCTGGACCGGCGGGTGTTCCTGTGCGGGCCGACCGGCTTCGCGGTGATCGCCTCGGCGGCGATGTTCGCGGTGACCGACCGGGCGCTGGCCGACGACGTGGAGCAGGTGCGGGCCGCGGCGGGGCGCGCGCACCGGGCCGCCGACGGCGCGATCGACGCGGTGAACCTGTCCAGCACGCACCTCCAGCGGTTCCTGTCGGCGCGGCGGCGCGAGCTGGACGCCCTGGAGGGCTTCCGCGCGGCCGTGGAACCGCTGAGCAACGCGTCGTCGGGGGTCACGCCGTTGCCGCTGGTGCGGAGGGCTGACGAGAGCCTCGGTGCACCCTTGGACGCGCGCGAGGCGTAA
- a CDS encoding DUF6542 domain-containing protein — MTAATRDDSRSEPEDDFDEGVRWNDRAMFGSFRGLPWWAAVIITFAVAVVGAYVDLSGSEATVKLVFGITFFVGCVGAVVFVERRSMFGPIVQPPLVLAIVVPLMVVFTQGVPTGGLASIGLNLGRPLIDGFPAMALTTVCTVLIGIIRVMIQKDPNRPTPEEVREAKRKPEKPARAGRAEKAERAEKAVPAEDRPKRPRPDAPAERRRPAPADEDRPKRPRPRDGAAGDRPRRPAPREGRPGQRKPRPPRDED; from the coding sequence GTGACCGCTGCTACGCGTGACGACTCGCGCAGCGAGCCGGAGGACGACTTCGACGAGGGCGTGCGCTGGAACGACCGCGCCATGTTCGGCAGCTTCCGGGGGCTGCCCTGGTGGGCCGCGGTGATCATCACCTTCGCGGTGGCCGTGGTCGGCGCGTACGTCGACCTGTCCGGCAGCGAGGCGACCGTGAAGCTGGTGTTCGGCATCACGTTCTTCGTCGGCTGCGTCGGCGCGGTGGTGTTCGTGGAGCGCCGGTCGATGTTCGGCCCGATCGTCCAGCCGCCGCTCGTGCTGGCCATCGTGGTGCCGCTGATGGTGGTGTTCACGCAGGGCGTGCCGACCGGCGGGCTGGCCTCGATCGGCCTGAACCTGGGCCGGCCGCTGATCGACGGGTTCCCGGCGATGGCGCTCACCACGGTGTGCACGGTGCTCATCGGGATCATCCGGGTGATGATCCAGAAGGACCCGAACCGGCCGACGCCGGAAGAGGTCCGGGAGGCCAAGCGCAAGCCGGAGAAGCCCGCGCGGGCGGGCCGGGCGGAGAAGGCGGAGCGCGCGGAGAAGGCGGTCCCCGCCGAGGACCGCCCCAAGCGGCCCCGACCGGACGCCCCGGCCGAGCGCCGCCGCCCCGCCCCGGCCGACGAGGACCGGCCCAAGCGGCCCCGGCCCCGCGACGGCGCGGCGGGTGACCGGCCGCGGCGGCCCGCGCCCCGCGAGGGACGTCCCGGGCAGCGCAAGCCGCGCCCGCCGCGCGACGAGGACTGA
- a CDS encoding methylated-DNA--[protein]-cysteine S-methyltransferase — MTTAHVSTIDTHIGPFTAVVAPDGAVLASGWTADPDDLLPQVSPSLRPTALTTRRDLGEVTRAVRAYHRGDLAAIDGVPVRQRAGEFTEQAWTALRAVPAGRTVSYAEYAGLAGRPAAVRAAASACAKNAATLFVPCHRVVRTGGATGAFRWGVEVKRRLLAHEAR, encoded by the coding sequence GTGACCACCGCGCACGTGTCCACGATCGACACGCACATCGGACCCTTCACCGCCGTCGTCGCCCCGGACGGGGCCGTCCTGGCCAGCGGCTGGACCGCGGACCCGGACGACCTGCTGCCGCAGGTCTCGCCGTCGCTGCGGCCGACCGCGCTGACCACCCGCCGCGACCTGGGCGAGGTGACCCGGGCCGTGCGCGCCTACCACCGCGGCGACCTCGCCGCGATCGACGGCGTGCCGGTGCGGCAGCGCGCGGGCGAGTTCACCGAGCAGGCGTGGACGGCGCTGCGCGCGGTGCCGGCGGGCCGGACCGTCAGCTACGCCGAGTACGCCGGGCTGGCCGGCCGCCCGGCGGCGGTCCGGGCGGCGGCGAGCGCGTGCGCGAAGAACGCGGCCACCCTGTTCGTGCCCTGCCACCGGGTCGTCCGCACGGGCGGCGCGACCGGCGCGTTCCGCTGGGGCGTGGAGGTCAAGCGGCGGCTGCTGGCCCACGAGGCCCGCTGA
- a CDS encoding DNA-3-methyladenine glycosylase 2 family protein, whose amino-acid sequence MLLDDERAYRAVAARDARFDGCFILAVRTTRIYCRPSCPAVTPKRRNAEFYPTAAAAQAAGYRACRRCLPDAVPGSPEWNLRADLAARAMRLISDGLVEREGVPGLAARLGYSERHLTRVLTAELGAGPLALARAHRAHSARLLIETTDLSFSDVAFAAGFASVRQFNDTIRAVFASTPSAMRAARPVTGPAGRITLRLPYRPPFDAAGLLAHFRAGAIPGVEHVTDTGYARSLRLPHGQATARLTPADGHVLCSLRLADLRDLGSAVSRVRRLLDLDADPVAVDGFLAADPELRPRVLSRPGVRLPGSVDGAETLLRALGHTGPGEPLEHPDGELTHLYPSPAAVDSPVARALADGTLRVDVGRDADELRAELAAFPGIGPDVASYVVMRVLGAPDTPLVDNPAWRPWRSYAAMHLMTTAHLGRAA is encoded by the coding sequence ATGCTCCTCGACGACGAACGCGCCTACCGGGCCGTCGCCGCCCGCGACGCCCGCTTCGACGGCTGCTTCATCCTCGCGGTGCGCACCACCCGCATCTACTGCCGCCCGTCGTGCCCCGCGGTGACGCCGAAGCGCCGCAACGCCGAGTTCTACCCCACGGCCGCCGCCGCGCAGGCCGCCGGCTACCGGGCGTGCCGGCGCTGCCTGCCGGACGCCGTGCCGGGGTCGCCGGAGTGGAACCTGCGCGCCGACCTGGCCGCGCGCGCCATGCGCCTGATCTCCGACGGCCTGGTCGAGCGCGAGGGCGTCCCCGGCCTGGCCGCCCGCCTGGGCTACTCCGAGCGGCACCTGACGCGCGTGCTGACCGCCGAGCTGGGCGCCGGTCCCCTGGCGCTGGCGCGGGCCCACCGCGCCCACTCCGCCCGCCTGCTGATCGAGACCACGGACCTGTCGTTCTCCGACGTCGCGTTCGCCGCCGGGTTCGCCAGCGTGCGGCAGTTCAACGACACGATCCGGGCCGTGTTCGCCAGCACGCCGTCGGCGATGCGCGCGGCCCGCCCGGTCACCGGCCCGGCGGGGCGCATCACCCTGCGCCTGCCCTACCGGCCGCCGTTCGACGCGGCGGGCCTGCTGGCCCACTTCCGGGCCGGCGCGATCCCCGGCGTCGAGCACGTCACCGACACCGGCTACGCCCGCTCGCTGCGCCTGCCGCACGGCCAGGCCACCGCCCGGCTCACCCCCGCCGACGGCCACGTGCTGTGCTCGCTGCGCCTGGCCGACCTGCGCGACCTGGGCAGCGCGGTGAGCCGGGTGCGGCGCCTGCTGGACCTCGACGCCGACCCGGTGGCCGTGGACGGGTTCCTGGCCGCCGACCCCGAGCTGCGCCCGCGCGTGCTGTCCCGGCCGGGCGTCCGGCTGCCGGGCAGCGTGGACGGCGCCGAGACCCTGCTGCGGGCCCTGGGCCACACCGGGCCCGGCGAGCCGCTGGAGCACCCGGACGGCGAGCTGACCCACCTGTACCCGAGCCCGGCCGCGGTCGACTCGCCGGTGGCGCGGGCCCTGGCCGACGGCACCCTGCGGGTGGACGTCGGCCGGGACGCCGACGAGCTGCGCGCCGAGCTGGCCGCGTTCCCGGGCATCGGGCCGGACGTCGCCTCGTACGTCGTCATGCGCGTGCTGGGCGCCCCGGACACCCCCCTGGTCGACAACCCCGCGTGGCGGCCGTGGCGCTCCTACGCCGCCATGCACCTCATGACCACCGCGCACCTCGGGAGAGCAGCGTGA
- the ychF gene encoding redox-regulated ATPase YchF, with amino-acid sequence MSLTLGIVGLPNVGKSTLFNALTRNDVLAANYPFATIEPNVGVVPLPDARLGRLAGIFSSEREVPATVSFVDIAGIVKGASEGAGLGNKFLANIREANAICQVIRVFADDDVVHVDGRVDPAADIETINTELILADLQTLEKAIPRLEKEARTAKDRRPALEAAQKAREVLDSGRTLFAAQSEVDGPLLRELSLLTTKPFLYVFNADESVLTDEARLKELRELVAPADAVFLDAKVEAELLELDEESARELLESIGQHEPGLHALARAGFHTLGLQTYLTAGPKESRAWTIPKGATAPQAAGVIHTDFERGFIKAEVVSFDDLVEAGSMAAARAAGKVRMEGKDYVMADGDVVEFRFNV; translated from the coding sequence GTGAGTTTGACCCTCGGTATCGTCGGCCTGCCCAACGTCGGCAAGTCCACCCTGTTCAACGCCCTCACGCGCAACGACGTGCTGGCGGCGAACTACCCGTTCGCGACCATCGAGCCGAACGTCGGCGTGGTGCCGCTGCCCGACGCGCGCCTCGGCAGGCTGGCCGGGATCTTCTCCTCCGAGCGCGAGGTGCCGGCGACCGTGTCGTTCGTCGACATCGCGGGCATCGTGAAGGGCGCGTCCGAGGGCGCGGGCCTGGGCAACAAGTTCCTCGCCAACATCCGCGAGGCCAACGCGATCTGCCAGGTCATCCGCGTGTTCGCCGACGACGACGTGGTGCACGTCGACGGTCGCGTCGACCCGGCCGCCGACATCGAGACGATCAACACCGAGCTGATCCTGGCCGACCTCCAGACCCTGGAGAAGGCCATCCCGCGGCTGGAGAAGGAGGCGCGGACGGCCAAGGACCGGCGGCCCGCGCTGGAGGCGGCGCAGAAGGCGCGCGAGGTGCTGGACTCCGGCCGCACCCTGTTCGCCGCGCAGTCCGAAGTGGACGGCCCGCTGCTGCGCGAGCTGAGCCTGCTCACCACCAAGCCGTTCCTGTACGTGTTCAACGCCGACGAGTCGGTGCTGACCGACGAGGCGAGGCTCAAGGAGCTGCGCGAGCTGGTGGCGCCCGCGGACGCGGTGTTCCTCGACGCCAAGGTCGAGGCGGAGCTGCTGGAGCTGGACGAGGAGTCCGCCCGGGAGCTGCTGGAGTCCATCGGCCAGCACGAGCCGGGGCTGCACGCCCTCGCGCGGGCCGGGTTCCACACCCTGGGGCTGCAGACCTACCTGACCGCGGGGCCGAAGGAGTCGCGGGCCTGGACGATCCCCAAGGGCGCGACCGCGCCGCAGGCGGCGGGCGTGATCCACACGGACTTCGAGCGCGGGTTCATCAAGGCCGAGGTCGTGTCGTTCGACGACCTGGTGGAGGCGGGTTCGATGGCCGCGGCGCGGGCGGCGGGCAAGGTCCGCATGGAGGGCAAGGACTACGTCATGGCCGACGGCGACGTGGTGGAGTTCAGGTTCAACGTCTGA
- a CDS encoding Uma2 family endonuclease — MVRMLAVPPVHERGIFTGSRNSATARDWISVPRSRGGLMTTLPGWMHPPREEGWLAEDLDHLHEAPRHTELIHGGLVFMLVPRRSGYSRAVHRLTCALEEQAPEGVVVEQEITIRLDAHNRPEPDIVVTAVPLDKDRTWHAPDDVLLVIEVVSPESAYRDRTVKPRKYAEAGIRHHWRVEEEDGEPVVHVCELDESTGAYRPVDVVRGTLHLQVPFEIKIDLPGLV; from the coding sequence ATGGTGCGGATGTTAGCGGTACCGCCGGTACACGAGCGCGGCATATTCACCGGATCACGCAATTCCGCCACGGCTCGGGACTGGATTAGCGTACCGAGGAGCAGAGGAGGACTGATGACCACTTTGCCCGGGTGGATGCATCCGCCGCGCGAAGAAGGCTGGCTCGCCGAGGACCTGGACCACCTCCACGAAGCACCCCGGCACACCGAACTCATCCACGGAGGACTCGTTTTCATGCTGGTTCCACGGCGGTCGGGGTACAGCCGCGCCGTTCACAGGCTCACCTGCGCGTTGGAGGAGCAGGCACCGGAAGGCGTCGTGGTCGAGCAGGAGATCACGATCCGGCTCGACGCGCACAACCGCCCCGAGCCGGACATCGTGGTCACGGCCGTCCCCCTCGACAAGGACCGCACCTGGCACGCCCCGGACGACGTCCTGCTGGTCATCGAGGTCGTGTCACCGGAGTCCGCGTACCGCGATCGCACGGTCAAGCCGCGCAAGTACGCCGAAGCCGGCATCCGGCACCACTGGCGCGTCGAGGAGGAGGACGGCGAACCGGTCGTGCACGTCTGCGAACTGGACGAGTCGACCGGGGCGTACCGCCCGGTCGACGTCGTCCGCGGCACCCTGCACCTGCAGGTGCCGTTCGAGATCAAGATCGACTTGCCCGGCCTGGTTTGA
- a CDS encoding type II toxin-antitoxin system death-on-curing family toxin: MSTVDYLTPDDLLTLAADLGVPQVRDPGLLDAAAHRPRSSLMGEDAYPDLREKAAVLMQSVLRNHPLVDGNKRLGWMSAFVFLGLNGLDLDAPEDDAYDLVIELATSAVDHSHAAARLAEWTRGK, encoded by the coding sequence ATGAGTACCGTCGACTACCTCACCCCGGACGACCTGCTGACCCTGGCCGCCGACCTGGGCGTGCCGCAGGTCCGCGACCCGGGCCTGCTCGACGCCGCCGCGCACCGGCCGCGGTCGTCGCTGATGGGCGAGGACGCCTACCCCGACCTGCGCGAGAAGGCCGCGGTGCTGATGCAGTCGGTGCTGCGCAACCACCCGCTGGTCGACGGCAACAAGCGGCTGGGGTGGATGTCGGCCTTCGTCTTCCTCGGCCTGAACGGCCTGGACCTGGACGCGCCGGAGGACGACGCCTACGACCTGGTGATCGAGCTGGCCACGAGCGCGGTCGACCATTCGCACGCGGCGGCGCGATTGGCCGAGTGGACGCGCGGGAAATAG
- a CDS encoding helix-turn-helix domain-containing protein translates to MAVEWTRRKARLGEFMKQLRDRVEPRLTSAEVGALTRSNRTTINRLENGLTLPNYHFVVALLGLYRASDEERERATRLYEAARGTGHRIRHVEGRPAKYVAFRKEEGIAVRERSLDRVAVPGPLQTGGYAAAVVDGAAEFAPGHPADWREQAVAERRDRRELLAGDRPLHLHALVDEAVLRRVVGGPAVMREQLDHLLREGRTRDNVTIQVVPFAAGAYGGMSGSAVILDADDEPGAVPTVYLEHAAGGEILDAAAQVDVFVRAFERLSREVALSPERSAELIVAACEALR, encoded by the coding sequence ATGGCGGTGGAGTGGACCCGGCGCAAGGCCCGGCTCGGCGAATTCATGAAGCAATTGCGAGACCGCGTCGAGCCGAGGCTGACCTCCGCCGAGGTCGGCGCGCTGACCAGGTCCAACCGGACCACGATCAACCGGCTGGAGAACGGCCTCACCCTGCCCAACTACCACTTCGTGGTCGCCCTGCTCGGCCTCTACCGCGCCTCGGACGAGGAGCGCGAGCGCGCCACCCGCCTCTACGAGGCCGCCCGGGGCACCGGTCACCGCATCCGGCACGTGGAGGGCCGGCCGGCGAAGTACGTCGCGTTCCGCAAGGAGGAGGGCATCGCGGTCCGGGAGCGGAGCCTCGACCGGGTCGCCGTCCCCGGCCCGCTCCAGACCGGCGGGTACGCCGCGGCGGTGGTGGACGGCGCGGCGGAGTTCGCGCCGGGGCACCCGGCGGACTGGCGGGAGCAGGCGGTCGCCGAGCGGCGGGACCGCCGGGAGCTGCTGGCCGGGGACCGGCCGCTGCACCTGCACGCGCTGGTCGACGAGGCCGTGCTGCGGCGCGTGGTCGGCGGGCCGGCGGTCATGCGCGAGCAGTTGGACCACCTGCTGCGGGAGGGCCGCACCCGCGACAACGTCACCATCCAGGTCGTGCCGTTCGCGGCGGGCGCCTACGGCGGCATGTCCGGTTCGGCGGTGATCCTGGACGCCGACGACGAGCCGGGCGCCGTGCCGACGGTCTACCTGGAGCACGCGGCGGGCGGCGAGATCCTGGACGCGGCCGCGCAGGTCGACGTGTTCGTGCGCGCATTCGAGCGGCTGAGCCGCGAGGTGGCGCTGTCGCCGGAGCGCTCGGCGGAGCTGATCGTGGCGGCGTGCGAGGCGTTGCGTTGA
- a CDS encoding mannosyltransferase → MGLRALEGRVSAVAPWVFGLSLLGHLAMVAFQTKMTMVDLMVYRNASPELFTGELYQWRLKEFSDQFALPFTYPPFSALVFVPLSWVPWAVARWVWQLVSLACLWFITRKSLDLVGSRDPRRALLWTGLFIWVEPVRTTLNYGQVNLVLAALLLGTVVSARAWRQGAGVGIAAGLKLTPAISGLYFLVTRQYRAAAWSVVAFAATVGVGYAVSPGQSTQFWFHLLGDAERVGPVGSAINQSLRGALSRTLGYDVQTGPVFLVAVAAAAVLAGFALRAAVRAGDTLAMVVTVQFLGLLVSPISWSHHWVWAVPALMWLLYGVRHRLAAIAAAAWLAAIGSYLISFLLNAQPSIWVVSRPWYYSALGWVYPAVGVLTLVTVAVVLRPRSGSRSPERVEDPVDLLRQ, encoded by the coding sequence GTGGGTCTCCGTGCACTTGAGGGGCGTGTGTCGGCCGTCGCACCGTGGGTGTTCGGACTGTCCCTGCTCGGTCACCTGGCCATGGTCGCCTTCCAGACCAAGATGACCATGGTGGACCTCATGGTCTACCGGAACGCCTCGCCGGAGCTGTTCACCGGCGAGCTCTACCAGTGGCGGCTCAAGGAGTTCTCCGACCAGTTCGCCCTGCCGTTCACCTACCCGCCGTTCTCCGCGCTGGTGTTCGTGCCGCTGTCGTGGGTGCCGTGGGCGGTGGCGCGGTGGGTGTGGCAGCTGGTCAGCCTGGCGTGCCTGTGGTTCATCACCAGGAAGTCGTTGGACCTGGTCGGCAGCCGCGACCCGCGGCGCGCCCTGCTGTGGACCGGCCTGTTCATCTGGGTCGAGCCCGTCCGCACCACCCTCAACTACGGGCAGGTCAACCTCGTCCTGGCCGCCCTGCTGCTGGGCACGGTGGTCAGCGCGCGGGCGTGGCGGCAGGGCGCCGGTGTCGGCATCGCGGCCGGGCTGAAGCTGACCCCGGCGATCTCCGGGCTGTACTTCCTGGTCACCAGGCAGTACCGGGCCGCCGCGTGGTCGGTGGTGGCCTTCGCAGCCACGGTGGGCGTCGGCTACGCGGTCTCGCCCGGCCAGTCGACGCAGTTCTGGTTCCACCTGCTCGGCGACGCCGAGCGCGTCGGGCCCGTGGGCTCGGCGATCAACCAGTCGCTGCGCGGCGCGCTGAGCCGCACCCTGGGGTACGACGTGCAGACGGGGCCGGTGTTCCTGGTCGCGGTCGCCGCGGCCGCGGTGCTGGCCGGGTTCGCGCTGCGCGCCGCGGTGCGGGCGGGCGACACCCTCGCCATGGTCGTCACCGTGCAGTTCCTGGGCCTGCTGGTGTCGCCGATCTCGTGGAGCCACCACTGGGTCTGGGCGGTGCCCGCGCTGATGTGGCTGCTGTACGGGGTGCGGCACCGGCTGGCCGCGATCGCCGCCGCGGCGTGGCTGGCGGCGATCGGCAGCTACCTCATCTCGTTCCTGCTCAACGCCCAGCCGTCGATCTGGGTCGTCTCGCGCCCGTGGTACTACTCGGCGCTGGGCTGGGTCTACCCGGCGGTGGGCGTGCTCACCCTGGTCACCGTGGCGGTGGTGCTGCGCCCGCGCTCGGGCTCGCGCTCACCCGAGCGAGTCGAGGATCCGGTCGATCTCCTGCGCCAGTGA
- a CDS encoding 4a-hydroxytetrahydrobiopterin dehydratase — MPKAELLTDDQVDAELTSLPAWRAQDAALVRTAELASFPQAIEVVNRVAEVAERDDHHPDVDIRWRTLTFRCSTHFAGGITALDVSLAQEIDRILDSLG; from the coding sequence ATGCCCAAGGCCGAGCTGCTGACCGACGACCAGGTGGACGCCGAGCTGACCTCCTTGCCGGCGTGGCGCGCCCAGGACGCCGCGCTGGTGCGCACCGCGGAGCTGGCGAGCTTCCCGCAGGCGATCGAGGTGGTGAACCGGGTGGCCGAGGTCGCCGAGCGCGACGACCACCACCCCGACGTCGACATCCGCTGGCGCACGCTCACCTTCCGGTGCTCGACGCACTTCGCGGGCGGCATCACCGCGCTGGACGTGTCACTGGCGCAGGAGATCGACCGGATCCTCGACTCGCTCGGGTGA
- a CDS encoding thiamine ABC transporter substrate-binding protein has product MLRRLLSTATAFALLTACSVTTNTGSSPQERVVTLVTHDSFAVPQGVLDAFKADTGITIRQLANGDAGEMTNKLVLTKDNPIGDVAYGVDSTFASRALKEDVFAEYASPEAGNGAQRYRLDPPNRLHAVDLGDVCLNVDVAALKDVGEPRQLADLTDPKYKDMLVVQDPATSSPGLAFLLGTVSTFGPEDWRDYWARLKANGVKVVSGWEEAYTQDFSGSSGKGPRPIVVSYASSPSAEIGEDGAPRTRALLDTCYRQVEYAGVLNNAKNPGDARKVVDFLLSEPFQAEVPGSMYVYPSREGVALPEAWAKAAPLPTASRSLPAEEVDANRERWVSEWRALVLG; this is encoded by the coding sequence ATGCTTCGTCGCCTGCTGTCCACCGCGACCGCGTTCGCGCTGCTCACCGCCTGCTCGGTGACCACCAACACCGGCTCGTCGCCGCAGGAGCGGGTGGTCACCCTGGTGACCCACGACTCCTTCGCGGTGCCGCAGGGGGTGCTGGACGCGTTCAAGGCCGACACCGGCATCACCATCCGGCAGCTCGCCAACGGCGACGCCGGCGAGATGACCAACAAGCTGGTCCTGACCAAGGACAACCCGATCGGCGACGTCGCCTACGGCGTGGACTCCACGTTCGCCTCCCGCGCGCTCAAGGAGGACGTGTTCGCCGAGTACGCGAGCCCCGAGGCGGGCAACGGCGCCCAGCGCTACCGGCTCGACCCGCCGAACCGGCTGCACGCGGTGGACCTCGGCGACGTGTGCCTCAACGTCGACGTGGCCGCGCTCAAGGACGTCGGCGAGCCCCGGCAGTTGGCGGACCTGACCGACCCGAAGTACAAGGACATGCTGGTCGTGCAGGACCCGGCCACGTCCTCGCCGGGCCTGGCGTTCCTGCTGGGCACCGTCTCCACCTTCGGGCCGGAGGACTGGCGGGACTACTGGGCCCGGCTCAAGGCCAACGGCGTCAAGGTCGTCAGCGGCTGGGAGGAGGCGTACACCCAGGACTTCTCCGGCTCCAGCGGCAAGGGGCCGCGGCCGATCGTGGTGTCCTACGCGTCCTCGCCGTCCGCGGAGATCGGCGAGGACGGCGCGCCGCGCACCAGGGCCCTGCTGGACACCTGCTACCGCCAGGTCGAGTACGCGGGCGTGCTGAACAACGCGAAGAACCCCGGGGACGCGCGGAAGGTCGTGGACTTCCTGCTGTCCGAGCCGTTCCAGGCCGAGGTGCCGGGCAGCATGTACGTCTACCCGTCGCGGGAGGGCGTGGCGCTGCCCGAGGCGTGGGCCAAGGCCGCGCCGCTGCCGACCGCCTCGCGGTCGCTGCCCGCCGAGGAGGTCGACGCGAACCGCGAGCGGTGGGTGTCCGAGTGGCGCGCGTTGGTCCTGGGCTGA